From the genome of Brassica napus cultivar Da-Ae unplaced genomic scaffold, Da-Ae ScsIHWf_1191;HRSCAF=1706, whole genome shotgun sequence, one region includes:
- the LOC125596335 gene encoding meiosis-specific protein ASY2-like: protein MGTLPDLSAMLAVQLGLTSGGGPSTAVPRASEVPPSGAATAKKSRKRKRGVSEAEENAEEASGVPPSGDLQKKKKKRKKTKRSVEAQSEGPEEPTGTEEEDEETRPEEEVSEAEVSRERDDAREADGSEASLNAAIPDGSDEDSGESPLLVRRHNDEIDDDVRSPVLTLPSEETPAITGAGAVQTGTSPRGSAILRRAPGINFPDKVSFHYEGPAPLAYVPEKCGELLRQLRGRAKSLPAVRDLIFGDEYEEAARAKLLGDGAMNVVIDKYDTALKGVSTELELAKKEHAEKEEASARQLSTSKANVERLNGMVTRAMARRDELKADLVASRGIIHELEQKNAELEGEKASLAASHEREMKRLRDSRILEVTKERGRVEAEMSAKANRRFARIRSREERRSLYDKARLLHSQAFGTRKCLEALKRAGSDILQATIDLFAEQEKKYEQEAEELEVGEIPEVDLTLSPLILDSQFVDARILASLDPYGSNVGLIDPETAANLVTPPSDPIDGRRDEPTPFVEGSSAAFEGETPNRGTNAAEDGGPVLVLSDTSAEGSRRGNEEVARESSVRASELSALNDRESDRED from the exons ATGGGAACTCTTCCAGACTTGAGCGCGATGCTTGCCGTTCAACTAGGACTGACTAGCGGGGGCGGGCCCTCGACGGCTGTCCCTCGCGCTAGCGAGGTTCCTCCTTCCGGTGCTGCGACTGCGAAGAAAagtaggaagaggaagaggggtgtcTCGGAAGCCGAGGAGAACGCCGAGGAGGCGAGCGGCGTCCCCCCTTCCGGTGatcttcagaagaagaagaagaagaggaagaagaccaaGAGGTCTGTTGAGGCTCAATCGGAGGGCCCCGAGGAGCCGACTGGTACTGAGGAGGAAGACGAAGAAACTCGGCCTGAAGAGGAGGTTTCTGAGGCCGAAGTCTCGAGAGAGCGAGATGATGCGAGGGAAGCAGATGGATCTGAGGCTTCCCTTAACGCCGCCATCCCGGACGGTTCCGACGAAGATAGTGGTGAGTCGCCGCTTTTGGTGAGAAGGCACAACGACGAGATCGACGATGACGTGCGATCTCCTGTTCTGACGCTTCCTAGCGAGGAGACTCCGGCTATCACTGGGGCGGGGGCCGTTCAGACCGGCACGTCTCCTCGCGGCTCTGCTATCTTGAGGAGGGCTCCCGGGATTAACTTTCCGGATAAGGTCTCTTTCCACTACGAGGGGCCGGCCCCTCTGGCGTACGTTCCCGAGAAGTGCGGGGAGCTTCTTCGTCAGCTTAGAGGGAGGGCAAAATCCCTTCCTGCCGTGAGGGACCTCATCTTCGGGGATGAATACGAGGAGGCTGCGAGGGCAAAGCTGCTG GGAGACGGCGCGATGAACGTCGTGATTGATAAGTACGACACTGCCCTGAAAGGAGTCTCGACTGAACTTGAGCTGGCCAAGAAGGAACACGCGGAGAAGGAGGAAGCTTCTGCTCGTCAGCTGAGTACATCAAAGGCTAACGTCGAGAGGCTCAACGGGATGGTCACTCGTGCGATGGCTCGAAGGGACGAACTCAAGGCCGACTTGGTGGCATCTCGCGGGATTATCCATGAACTCGAGCAGAAGAACGCTGAGCTCGAGGGCGAGAAAGCTTCGCTCGCTGCATCTCATGAAAGAGAGATGAAGCGCCTTAGAGATTCCAGGATCTTGGAAGTGACAAAGGAACGAGGAAGGGTTGAGGCCGAGATGTCTGCAAAGGCTAACCGTCGCTTCGCCAGGATTCGCTCCCGAGAGGAACGTCGAAGCCTTTACGACAAGGCTCGGTTGCTTCATAGCCAAGCTTTTGGGACCAGAAAATGCCTCGAAGCCTTGAAGAGGGCTGGGAGCGACATCCTGCAAGCCACGATCGATCTTTTCGCGGAGCAAGAGAAAAAATACGAGCAGGAGGCCGAGGAGCTCGAGGTTGGTGAGATACCCGAGGTGGATCTCACGCTTTCTCCTCTTATATTGGATTCCCAGTTTGTGGATGCTCGTATTTTGGCGAGTCTTGATCCCTACGGGTCCAATGTCGGTCTGATCGACCCAGAGACCGCAGCAAATCTTGTTACTCCGCCCTCTGATCCAATCGACGGGCGCCGCGACGAGCCGACGCCTTTTGTAGAGGGTTCTTCGGCTGCGTTTGAGGGGGAGACGCCTAATCGGGGGACCAATGCTGCTGAAGACGGTGGTCCTGTCCTCGTGCTCTCGGATACTTCGGCTGAAGGGTCTCGTCGAGGTAATGAGGAGGTTGCTCGCGAGTCGAGTGTCAGGGCTTCGGAGCTTTCTGCCCTCAACGATCGTGAGAGCGACCGAGAGGATTAG